AATAAAATATGGACATGTTGTTGTGTCAAAACATTCAAACACTTCCTTCCAAGTAAACGCTTCATGAGTAGCAGTTTCAGATTTCTTTTGCACTAGGAAAATATATTTCGATTGAATACCTAAAAGTTCCTCCATAATTTTTTTCTGAATGGAAAGCTGTCCAACATGTTCTATCCTCCTATTGTCAAATATTGCTTTTTCAAAATCATTTGAAGGATATTTTCCCTCCCCGCTTTCAAATTTTGCCTCAATACAAACTGCATGATTGTGCGTCGTATGAATAACAATGTCTGGTTTTGCATTAAAACACCATTTGAATTTGCTTACTTTCAAAAATTCAGAATTGTCAATAATGTTTTTATGATAGTATCTAATACTCCAATTTCCCGGACTTGCAATATGGTCAGCCGAAAGAGTTCTATTGGCACCAAAATAACTATTGAATTCTATTACAGACTTTTTTTCTAACTCTTCTCGATTTGTAGGGCGTAACATATCAAGTATTAGTTTCTTTTTAAACTCATTACCTTGTTTTATATTGCTCCACAAATCCCGGATGTAGGCGTATTCAAAATATATTCCCACCTCATTTTCTATGATAGGAAGTTCACAGCCAATCTTATCAAGAAATCTTTTGAGATTATCATCCAATAATAAAGTGTGATAAAAAATCGCTGCTAAATTTCTTTCCTCACGATTGATTTTGAAATAACCATTGTTAAAGTTGGTGGCTGTTCTTAAGTTCATATTTCTTCACGTCCTATAATTCGCATTAATAGCAACATACTCTTTGGAAAGATCGCACGTCCAGAATGACGCTGACTCGTTTCCCTGATGCAAGTCAACGGTAATGATGATTTCCTTTTGCATCAGAATTTTCTTTGCCGCTTGTTCCGAAAAGTTAATGACATAATTCTGTCGAAGTATCGGAACATCACCAAAAAATATTTCCACATCTTTCGGTGTGAACTCAATTCCCGAATAACCGATTGCCGCAAGAATTCTTCCCCAGTTTGCATCTTCACCATGAATCGCCGTTTTCACAAGATTGGAATTGGCAATCGCTTTTGCCGCTTGCACTGCCTGTTGTTCCGATGCGGCGCCCTGTACTTGCACTTCAACAAATTTCGTTGCGCCTTCCCCATCCACAACAATCATCTTCGAGAGTTTCACGCACACAACTTCGAGCGCTTCATAAAAGAGTTGGTATGCTGAGTCAGATTCATCTACAATCTCATCATTCTCTGCCAGACCGTTTGCGAGAATTGTCACCATATCGTTCGTGCTGGTGTCGCCATCAACAGAAATTCTGTTGAACGAGCGGTCGGTCGCTTGCTTCAATGCTTTTTGCAGAAGCGTCGGATGGATGTTCACATCGGAGGTGAGAAATCCGAGCATTGTTGCCATGTTCGGCGCAATCATTCCCGAACCTTTTGCCATGCCGCCGATGGTAGCCTGCTTTCCCTCCAATTCAAAACGGAGCGCGGTTTCCTTGCTGAACGTATCTGTCGTCATGATTGCTTCCGCCGCCGCGAGATTTCCTTCATCACTCAACGCCTTCACAACTTCGGGTATGCCGAATTGAATTCTCGACAGGGGAAGATATTGTCCAATCACGCCTGTGGAAGAAACGAGAATTTCCTCTTCCGGTATGTTCAGTGCATGTGCGGTTGCGTTTACCATTTCCCACGCGTCGTTCAATCCGCGCTCGCCGGTGCAGGCATTCGCGTTTCCGCTATTCACAATAATTGCTCTGCACCGCGAAGAGCGTTTCATTTGAAGTTTGTTCACAAGTATCGGCGCCGCCTGAACTTTGCTCGTCGTAAAAACTGCGGCGGCATTTGCCGGCACGCTTGAATAAATAAGAGCAAGGTCTTTCTTCGCTTTTTTGATTCCGCAATGAATTCCCGCGGACTGAAATCCTTGCGGTGCGGTTACTCCGCCTTTACAATCTTCAAACATACACATTCTCCTCAACGAGTTTATTGGTAATTGATGATGGAAAAAATCCCTCCGTTTCGGGAAGCCCGAACATGATATTCATATTTTGCATTGCTTGTCCCGCCGCGCCTTTCAATAAATTATCAAGCACAGAAATGATGATAAGTTTCTTCGTCCGTTTTTCGATTACGAATCCAATGTCACAAAAATTTGTGTACGCGACATCTTTGATTTGCGGAATGTGCTGTTTGATTCTGACGAACGGAGCGCGAGCGTAATACTCTTTATAGAGAGCAAACAAATCCTGCTCATCAATTGATTGTTGAAGGTCGGCATGAATAGTTGTGTAAATTCCTCGCGTCATTGGTACGAGGTGCGGAACAAAACTGACGGAAACCGTTTTGCCCGATGCCTGCGATAGCGCCTGCTCGATTTCAGGAATATGCTGATGCGTTCCTATTTTGTAGGCACGGATATTTTCGTTAATTTCACTAAAACTCATCTCCAATGAAGCAGATTTTCCGGCTCCGGACGTCCCCGATAACGAATTGATGACAATTCCCGTTGACGCTACGAGATTGGACCGCAACGCGGGCAACAATGCAAGAATCGCGCTTGTGGGATAACAACCCGGATTCGCAACGAGACGCGCCTGAGCAATCAATTCCTTGTTGAGTTCCGGAAGTCCGTACACGGCTTGAGTGAGGAGATGAGATGATGTATGATGATGACGGTAGAATTGTTCGTACACTTCTGCCGATGATAAACGAAAGTCACCGCCAAGATCAATGATGCGTTCTCCCGATTTCAATAGAGGTACAATGTTCATCGCTTCGCCGGAAGGCAATGCAATGAACACAACATCGCTGTCTCCATTCCTGCCCGCTTCAAACGATTCGAATTCCAATTCCACTCTTCCCGCCAACTGCGGAAACACGTCCTCCACCTGCTTGCCGATGGAAGTATGAGCGGTAACATGGTTGATACAAATATCATTTCTCGAAGAAAGAAGCCGAAGAAGTTCGCCGCCGGAGTACCCGGACGCGCCGATGATAGATACGTTGATTTGTGTCGTCATTTAGAATTGCATAAATATACATTTCTTCGTATTATTATGCAACACATGTCTCAACACAATATTTTTCACTCATGACTCTCTCTGAACGCGAAGAACAGAACTTTTTCCATACCTACAAACGTCTCCCGCTTGAAATTGAAAAGGGAGAAGGCGTGTATCTTTACACAAAGGACGGGCAACGGTACCTCGATATGTTTGCCGGGCTTGCGGTCAATGCGCTGGGGTACGGACATCCGGCAATTCTTCAGGCGATTCAGGAACAAAGCGGAAAGTACATTCATCTTTCCAACTATTTTCTTCAGGAACCGCAGATTCGGCTTGCAGAATATTTGACGAAGATTTCAGGCTATTCAAAAGTATTTTTCTCCAACAGCGGAACGGAAGCAATTGAAGGTGCGATGAAACTTGCACGGAAGTGGGGTTCATCAAAAGGAAAAACAGAAATCATTTCATTCTCCAATGCATTTCATGGAAGAACGTTTGGAGCTCTTTCGTTGATGGACCATGAAAAATACAAATTAGGGTACGAACCATTTCTTCAAAACTGTACATCCATTGAATTTAATAACCTTCAGCAACTAAGAGAATCAGTAACAGAAAAAACTGTCGCGCTGATACTTGAATTCATTCAAGGAGAAGGGGGCGTCCGACCGGTAACACAGGAGTTTGTTGATGAAATTAAACAATTGAGAGAGCGGTTTGGCTTTCTCCTAATCGCTGATGAAATTCAGGCAGGACTTGGCAGGACGGGAAAAGCGTTTTCGTTCCAACACTATAATATTCAACCCGACATTGTAGTTGTTGCAAAACCGCTTGGAGGTGGACTTCCGCTCGGTGCAATTCTCAGCAACGGGGAAATTGCGGAAACATTCACACCCGGAGTGCACGGCACAACCTTCGGCGGAAATCCGGTTGCCTGCTCTGCGGGCTTCGCGGCTATGCGTGAGATATTCGAGAGCGGAGTAATGCAAAACGCTGACACAGTCGGAAGATTTTTCAAATCGGAACTCTTCAAATTGAAAGATGAATTTCCTTCGCTCATCAAAGAAGTTCGCGGCTTGGGTTTGATGCTGGGCGTTGAACTGACATTCGATGGAGAAACAATCGTTACTGCGATGCGCGAGCGGAATATTCTCATCAACTGCACAGCACAAACCGTTCTTCGATTTCTTCCGCCGCTCATCATTCAAGAAGAACATTGTACCGAAACAGTTTCAGCGCTACGTGAAATATTTTCAACTCATAAACAGGCATGACAAAACGAAAACCGAATCAGGCAAAACTAATATTAGAAGACGGAAGTATTTTTTTCGGAAATTCGTTCGGCTCTGAAAAATCCGTAGCAGGCGAGGTTGTGTTCAACACGGGAATGGTCGGCTACCCTGAATCGCTCACCGACCCGTCATACACCGGGCAGATTCTCACACTCACGTATCCGCTCATCGGGAATTACGGAGTCCCTTCCAACCAAATCATCAACAACATCAGTCAGAATTTTGAATCCGAGAAAATCAGAGTTACCGGATTGCTCGTCGCAGATTATTCACACAAGCACAGTCATTGGAATGCTGAACAAAGTTTGTCGGAATGGTTGATAGAACATCGTGTTCCTGCACTCTCCGGAATTGATACACGAACGCTGACGCAGAAACTCCGCGAGGAAGGAACGATGCTTGGCAAGATTGTTTTCGAGAACGATGAGGTTGAATTTGAAGACCCGAATCAGAGAAATCTTGTTGCGGAAGTCAGCACGCGTGAACCGCAGTTGCTCGGTAAAGGAAAATATCGCGTCGTGCTGGTTGATTGCGGATGCAAGCACAACATCATTCGTTCATTCATCAAAAGAAAAATCGAAGTGCTTCGCGTTCCGTGGAACACCAATCTCGATGCACTTGAATACGATGGATTGTTTATCTCGAACGGACCGGGCGACCCGAAACAGTGTGAAGAAACAATCAGGCAACTCCGTAAAGCAATCAAACGGGAAAAACCAATATTCGGAATTTGTCTCGGTCATCAGTTGCTTGCACGGGCGGCAGGAGCGAACACGTACAAATTGAAGTACGGGCATCGAAGTCAGAATCAACCAGTGAGAGAAATCGGGACAAATAAGTGCTTTGTCACTTCTCAAAATCATGGCTTCGCAGTTGACGAACAAACTCTTCCAAGAGATTGGAAGCCGCTCTTCACCAATCTCAATGATGGAACGAATGAAGGAATGTCCCACAAATCGGGAAAGTTTTTCAGCGTGCAGTTTCATCCGGAAGCGACTCCGGGTCCGGTGGATACGGAATTTTTGTTTGATAAATTTCTGACGAAGGTGAAAGGTCGTAGGTTATAGGTGGTAAGCAAAGGGTTTACTAACGTTGCACGGGGGCAGAGGAACAAGGGTGCGTGGGAGATTATTCTCCACATTAAACCATTCGTATTTGAGTTTAGAATTTGTTTAGCAATTAGATATTAGAATTTTGAAATTGATGCACAAGGAAATACAACAAACCAAGAAGGTGTTACCAAAGAAAGTTCTTATCCTCGGAAGCGCCGCGCTGAAAATCGGTGAAGCGGGCGAGTT
This sequence is a window from Ignavibacteriota bacterium. Protein-coding genes within it:
- a CDS encoding N-acetyl-gamma-glutamyl-phosphate reductase; amino-acid sequence: MTTQINVSIIGASGYSGGELLRLLSSRNDICINHVTAHTSIGKQVEDVFPQLAGRVELEFESFEAGRNGDSDVVFIALPSGEAMNIVPLLKSGERIIDLGGDFRLSSAEVYEQFYRHHHTSSHLLTQAVYGLPELNKELIAQARLVANPGCYPTSAILALLPALRSNLVASTGIVINSLSGTSGAGKSASLEMSFSEINENIRAYKIGTHQHIPEIEQALSQASGKTVSVSFVPHLVPMTRGIYTTIHADLQQSIDEQDLFALYKEYYARAPFVRIKQHIPQIKDVAYTNFCDIGFVIEKRTKKLIIISVLDNLLKGAAGQAMQNMNIMFGLPETEGFFPSSITNKLVEENVYV
- a CDS encoding aspartate aminotransferase family protein, translating into MTLSEREEQNFFHTYKRLPLEIEKGEGVYLYTKDGQRYLDMFAGLAVNALGYGHPAILQAIQEQSGKYIHLSNYFLQEPQIRLAEYLTKISGYSKVFFSNSGTEAIEGAMKLARKWGSSKGKTEIISFSNAFHGRTFGALSLMDHEKYKLGYEPFLQNCTSIEFNNLQQLRESVTEKTVALILEFIQGEGGVRPVTQEFVDEIKQLRERFGFLLIADEIQAGLGRTGKAFSFQHYNIQPDIVVVAKPLGGGLPLGAILSNGEIAETFTPGVHGTTFGGNPVACSAGFAAMREIFESGVMQNADTVGRFFKSELFKLKDEFPSLIKEVRGLGLMLGVELTFDGETIVTAMRERNILINCTAQTVLRFLPPLIIQEEHCTETVSALREIFSTHKQA
- the argJ gene encoding bifunctional glutamate N-acetyltransferase/amino-acid acetyltransferase ArgJ, which gives rise to MCMFEDCKGGVTAPQGFQSAGIHCGIKKAKKDLALIYSSVPANAAAVFTTSKVQAAPILVNKLQMKRSSRCRAIIVNSGNANACTGERGLNDAWEMVNATAHALNIPEEEILVSSTGVIGQYLPLSRIQFGIPEVVKALSDEGNLAAAEAIMTTDTFSKETALRFELEGKQATIGGMAKGSGMIAPNMATMLGFLTSDVNIHPTLLQKALKQATDRSFNRISVDGDTSTNDMVTILANGLAENDEIVDESDSAYQLFYEALEVVCVKLSKMIVVDGEGATKFVEVQVQGAASEQQAVQAAKAIANSNLVKTAIHGEDANWGRILAAIGYSGIEFTPKDVEIFFGDVPILRQNYVINFSEQAAKKILMQKEIIITVDLHQGNESASFWTCDLSKEYVAINANYRT
- the carA gene encoding glutamine-hydrolyzing carbamoyl-phosphate synthase small subunit codes for the protein MTKRKPNQAKLILEDGSIFFGNSFGSEKSVAGEVVFNTGMVGYPESLTDPSYTGQILTLTYPLIGNYGVPSNQIINNISQNFESEKIRVTGLLVADYSHKHSHWNAEQSLSEWLIEHRVPALSGIDTRTLTQKLREEGTMLGKIVFENDEVEFEDPNQRNLVAEVSTREPQLLGKGKYRVVLVDCGCKHNIIRSFIKRKIEVLRVPWNTNLDALEYDGLFISNGPGDPKQCEETIRQLRKAIKREKPIFGICLGHQLLARAAGANTYKLKYGHRSQNQPVREIGTNKCFVTSQNHGFAVDEQTLPRDWKPLFTNLNDGTNEGMSHKSGKFFSVQFHPEATPGPVDTEFLFDKFLTKVKGRRL